GCGCTCCCGTTTTTGATTCTTGGTACTTGGTACAACGATACTTGGTTTTTGATACTTCAACATCAACACCGGCGGGTCGCGTCTCGCCAGACGCCTTACTTTTTGTCCAGACGGCAACAAAAAGTAAGCAAAAAATGCCTTGCCCTCCGGGAAGGCATGTCCGGTGCGGAGAGGTGGAGGACGTCACCCTTTTGCAGGTTATTGGTGGTGTCGCTGCTTTTCTTGGGGCTCTTCCGCTTTTGAAACTGCGTTGCTGAAATCGTTTGTTTTTTCTCTTTGTCGATCCGGGCGAGTACGATTCTGTTGGGTAAACCTTAAACACCTTTAGAACCAAGCATCAGGACACCGCGTTGGCGGTTTTTTCAATTTAGCAGCGTCGGTGTCTGCAACAGTTTTGCAGGCAACACCGGCGGGTCGCGTCCCGCCGGACGCCTTACTTTTTGTCCAGACGGCAACAAAAAGTAAGCAAAAAGTGCCTTGCCCTCCGGGAAGGCATGTCCGGCGCGGAGAGGCGGAGGACGTTACTCTTTTGCAGATTGTTGGTGGCGTCGCCGCTTTCTTTGGAGCTCTTCCGCTTTTGAAACTGCGTTGCTGAAATCGTTCGTTTTTCTTTCTGTCGAAATGGGCGAGTGCGATTCTGTTGGGTAGAACCTTAACCCCCTCAGAACCAAGCATCGGGAATGCAGTCACTAATCACCAGTCACTAGTCACCAATCACTTTACCTTCCGCTTTTCAATCACTCTTCAACACATCGAGAATCTCCACCTGCGCCGCCTGCCAGGCCGGATAGGCCCCCGCGACCAGCCCCAGCAGGGCTGAGCCGGCCAGGGCGATGAGCACCAGTCCGGGTTCGAAGACCAGCGGCATCTGGCCGATGCGGCACACGATGACGACCAGCCCCAGGGCGCTCAGTACTCCAAATAAGCCGCCGATACCGGCCATCAGGGCGGCTTCCACCAGAAACTGGCGGACGATATCGCGTCGCCGGGCTCCTACCGCTCGTCGCACCCCTATTTCCAGCCGCCGGGAGCGTACCAGCAGGATCATGATGGATAAAATGCCCAGACCGCCGACGGCGAAGGATACCGAGGAGCTGATCAGTCCCAGGGTGCTGACCAGGCTCAGGGCCTGCTCCTGCACCTGCATGGTGTCTTTGGCGGTCAACACCGAAAAATCATCGTCCTCGCCCGGATCGATGCGGTGGCGCTGGCGCAGGATGTCGTTGGCGGTTTGCTTGGCGGCGGCGACGTTCGCCTCGTCGCCGAGTTGCAGGTAGACGCCGGTGATCCAGTCCTGATTGGCCATGCGGCGCAGGTAGGTCGACATGGGCACGAATACCTGCTCGTCCTGATCGGCCCCGGCGATATCCGCGCCTTTGGTTTGCATGACGCCCGCTACCCGCAGCACGGCGCGATCAAAATAGACCTGCTGGCCAAGGGCCGCTTCGGCCCGGTCGAACAACCGCTCGGCGATTTTCGAACCGAGCACGCAGATCTTGGCTTTGTGGCGCTCATCCGCGGCGGAAAGAAACCGTCCGACGGCGGGTTCGGCATTGCGCACCGTCCGGTACTGGGGATTGGTCGCCACCAGTTGGCATTTGATGTTGACATTGCCCGCGCGTATCGGCACGGTGACGCTGACAAACGGCGCCGCTTTGCGTACCGCCGGCAGGGCCTGGGCCAGCACCCGGGCATCCTGCAAGGTGAAGTTGGTCGCCTCGTGACGCACCCGACCAGGTCGTCCCGGACGAAACGCCAGCCGACCGGTACGTGCCATGAACAGGTTGCTGCCGAGTTTGGCGGTTTCCTGTTCGGCTTTGAGCAACATGGCGCGGGAAATGTGCTGTACCCCGGTCAGCGCCAGGGCGCCGAGCAACACGCCAAGCATGGCCAGTATCGTGCGCACGTAATGCGCGCGCAGGGACGCCAGAGCTATTTTAATACTGAACAACATGGCGATTCTCCGCGGCGAGTTTAACCATTGCCTTTAAGTGCCTCGATGGGTGCCAGGGATGCGGCACGGCGTGCCGGCTTGAGGCCGAAGATCAGGCCGATGGCCAGGGAGGCGAACAGGGCGAAGCCGAACACTTTCCACGAAAAAAGGATTTTCAGCACGCCCAGGCGCGCCAGCAGCTGCCCCAGGGCTATGCCCAGTCCCATCCCGAGCAGCGCGCCGATCAGGGTCAGCCCGACCGCTTCCAGCAGAATCTGCACCAGAATCGCCCAGCGCGGCGCACCGAGGGCCATTTTCAGACCGATTTCGGAGCGTCGTTCATCGACGCCGAGGTAAAACAGGTTGGCCAGTACAAAACCGCCGACCACCATGGCCACGACTGCGGTGACGCCGAGAAACAGTACCAGCCCGCCTTTGAAGGTCGACAGGAACTTGAGAACCTCATCGGCTGTCAGAATGCTGAAGTCGTCTTCCTGCTCGGGCCGCAGGCCGTGCAGATGCCGCAGCAGACTGC
This DNA window, taken from Syntrophotalea carbinolica DSM 2380, encodes the following:
- a CDS encoding ABC transporter permease, whose translation is MLFSIKIALASLRAHYVRTILAMLGVLLGALALTGVQHISRAMLLKAEQETAKLGSNLFMARTGRLAFRPGRPGRVRHEATNFTLQDARVLAQALPAVRKAAPFVSVTVPIRAGNVNIKCQLVATNPQYRTVRNAEPAVGRFLSAADERHKAKICVLGSKIAERLFDRAEAALGQQVYFDRAVLRVAGVMQTKGADIAGADQDEQVFVPMSTYLRRMANQDWITGVYLQLGDEANVAAAKQTANDILRQRHRIDPGEDDDFSVLTAKDTMQVQEQALSLVSTLGLISSSVSFAVGGLGILSIMILLVRSRRLEIGVRRAVGARRRDIVRQFLVEAALMAGIGGLFGVLSALGLVVIVCRIGQMPLVFEPGLVLIALAGSALLGLVAGAYPAWQAAQVEILDVLKSD